The following proteins are encoded in a genomic region of Bernardetia sp. MNP-M8:
- the argS gene encoding arginine--tRNA ligase has product MILQQLQKEIQNAFQTLFNHTLPIEKIDFQQTRKEFEGSYTFVTFPYGKVTGKRPDETATLLGEFLKENVDFIKDFNVVKGFLNLVLEQSVWVKTLVNLNDKPVWENIEKKDEKIMVEYSSPNTNKPLHLGHLRNNFLGYSVSEIMAANGSEVMKVNLVNDRGIHICKSMLAYQKHGEGKTPQDLGIKGDKMVGDYYVKFNDLFKAEVKELVEAGRTQEQAEKEAPSLKEAQQMLLKWEQGDKETTDLWKKMNGWVYEGFDETYKSIGVTFDKFYYESNTYLSGKDAVEEGLEKGIFFKKEDGSVWIDLTEDGLDEKLVLRGDGTSVYMTQDIGTADLKFSDFPMQKSVYVIGNEQDYHMKVLKLIMQKLGRSYADGMYHLSYGMVELPSGKMKSREGTVVDADELVADMVEMARERTQEVGKIDDFSEEEAENLYKMLALGALKYYLLRVEPKKKMLFNPADSIDFQGNSGVYLQYTHAKISAILRKANETNISHQSTSFENLEELESTEEELIRLLSDYPSYLNEAATNYAPSAIANYMYDLARQYSKLYAELPIFGEENEAKKSLRVALSDATAKTLKHAGKLLGIDMPERM; this is encoded by the coding sequence ATGATACTTCAACAACTCCAAAAAGAAATTCAAAACGCTTTTCAAACGCTTTTCAATCATACTTTACCAATAGAAAAAATTGATTTCCAACAAACTCGCAAAGAATTTGAGGGAAGTTATACTTTTGTTACTTTTCCTTATGGAAAGGTTACAGGGAAGCGACCAGACGAAACAGCTACTCTTTTAGGAGAATTTTTGAAAGAAAATGTAGATTTTATAAAAGATTTTAATGTCGTGAAAGGATTTTTAAATCTTGTTTTGGAACAATCTGTTTGGGTCAAAACGCTTGTTAATCTCAATGACAAACCTGTTTGGGAAAACATAGAAAAGAAAGACGAAAAAATAATGGTAGAATATTCGTCGCCAAACACAAACAAACCTTTGCACTTAGGACACCTTAGAAATAACTTTTTAGGTTATTCGGTTTCTGAAATTATGGCTGCTAATGGTAGCGAAGTAATGAAGGTAAATTTGGTAAACGACAGAGGAATTCATATCTGTAAGTCAATGCTTGCCTACCAAAAACATGGAGAAGGCAAAACACCACAAGATTTGGGCATAAAAGGCGATAAAATGGTTGGAGACTATTATGTGAAATTCAATGATTTATTTAAAGCCGAAGTAAAAGAATTGGTAGAAGCAGGAAGAACACAAGAACAAGCCGAAAAAGAAGCTCCTAGCTTGAAAGAAGCACAACAAATGCTTTTGAAATGGGAACAAGGCGACAAAGAAACTACCGACCTTTGGAAAAAAATGAATGGTTGGGTCTATGAAGGATTTGATGAAACCTATAAAAGCATCGGAGTAACATTTGATAAATTTTATTATGAATCAAATACCTATTTGTCTGGGAAAGATGCTGTAGAAGAAGGATTAGAAAAAGGAATTTTCTTCAAAAAAGAAGATGGTTCGGTTTGGATAGACTTAACAGAAGATGGATTGGATGAAAAACTCGTTTTGCGTGGCGACGGAACTTCTGTTTATATGACACAAGACATCGGAACAGCAGATTTGAAATTTAGTGATTTTCCAATGCAAAAATCAGTTTATGTAATCGGAAACGAACAAGATTATCACATGAAAGTCTTGAAACTGATTATGCAAAAACTAGGTAGAAGTTATGCTGATGGAATGTATCATCTTTCTTACGGAATGGTAGAACTGCCATCTGGAAAAATGAAATCAAGAGAAGGAACTGTTGTTGATGCTGACGAGCTTGTAGCTGATATGGTAGAAATGGCAAGAGAAAGAACACAAGAAGTAGGAAAAATTGATGATTTTTCGGAAGAAGAAGCTGAGAATTTATACAAAATGTTGGCTTTAGGAGCATTGAAATATTATCTTTTGAGAGTAGAACCTAAGAAGAAAATGCTTTTTAATCCTGCTGATTCTATTGATTTTCAAGGAAATAGTGGTGTTTATTTACAGTATACCCACGCCAAAATTTCGGCTATTTTACGTAAAGCAAATGAAACTAACATTTCACACCAATCTACTTCTTTTGAGAATTTAGAAGAGTTGGAAAGTACGGAAGAAGAATTAATCCGTTTACTTTCTGATTATCCTTCTTATCTGAATGAAGCTGCAACTAATTATGCACCGTCTGCGATAGCAAATTATATGTATGATTTAGCTCGTCAGTATAGTAAATTA
- the pdxA gene encoding 4-hydroxythreonine-4-phosphate dehydrogenase PdxA — MENEYSKPYYPFESDSENTDNLAFQKKERPKRFRPKIGISMGDFNGIGIEVILKTLTDSRVLELCIPVIFGAARVFSHYKRLLNIEFTFQQHFIDDENLANSIHNQKVNIVNCSSAKVDVEAGKVTAEAGACALAALEGATKAMKEGWIDALVTAPINKDNIQSETFNFPGHTEYLTEKFSVDKVKDSLMFLVHENLRVGVVTGHIPLKDIPTAVTAEKITNKLSLMLRSLRQDFGIAKPKVALLGLNPHAGENGLLGNEEKEIILPVIEKFRQKEHLVYGAFPSDGFFGAKEYEKFDGILAMYHDQGLIPFKTLAFNEGINFTAGLPVVRTSPDHGTAYGIAGKNIADESSFRNALFLAIDTLKSRIDFEITNQEKNQHKQRRKEERKRNRG; from the coding sequence TTGGAAAACGAATATTCAAAACCTTATTATCCTTTCGAATCTGATTCAGAAAATACAGATAATTTAGCCTTTCAAAAAAAAGAACGCCCAAAACGTTTTCGTCCAAAGATAGGAATTTCTATGGGCGATTTTAATGGTATCGGTATAGAAGTAATTCTCAAAACGCTTACAGATAGCCGAGTTTTAGAACTTTGCATTCCTGTTATTTTTGGTGCTGCACGAGTTTTTTCTCATTATAAGCGATTATTAAATATAGAATTTACATTTCAACAGCATTTTATAGACGATGAAAATTTAGCTAATTCTATTCATAATCAAAAAGTAAATATTGTAAATTGTTCTTCTGCAAAAGTAGATGTTGAGGCTGGAAAAGTTACAGCAGAAGCTGGTGCATGTGCATTAGCAGCCTTGGAAGGAGCAACCAAAGCTATGAAAGAGGGTTGGATTGATGCCCTTGTTACTGCCCCAATCAATAAAGATAATATTCAGTCTGAAACTTTTAATTTCCCTGGACATACCGAATATCTGACTGAAAAATTTAGCGTTGATAAAGTAAAAGATAGCTTAATGTTTTTGGTTCATGAAAATTTACGTGTTGGTGTTGTTACAGGACATATTCCATTAAAAGACATTCCTACTGCCGTAACTGCTGAAAAAATTACGAACAAACTAAGCTTGATGTTACGTTCTTTGCGACAAGATTTTGGAATTGCAAAGCCAAAAGTTGCTCTCTTAGGACTTAATCCTCATGCAGGAGAAAATGGGCTTTTAGGAAATGAAGAAAAAGAGATTATTTTACCTGTAATAGAAAAATTTCGTCAAAAAGAGCATTTAGTTTACGGTGCTTTTCCTTCGGACGGTTTTTTTGGTGCAAAAGAATATGAAAAATTTGACGGCATTTTGGCAATGTATCACGATCAGGGACTTATTCCATTCAAAACACTTGCTTTTAATGAAGGCATAAACTTTACAGCAGGTTTACCTGTTGTACGAACATCACCAGACCACGGAACAGCTTACGGAATTGCAGGCAAAAATATAGCAGATGAAAGTTCCTTCCGAAACGCTTTATTTTTAGCTATTGATACTCTAAAAAGTCGAATTGATTTTGAAATAACAAATCAAGAAAAAAATCAACACAAACAAAGACGCAAAGAAGAACGTAAAAGGAATAGAGGTTAA
- a CDS encoding SpoIIE family protein phosphatase, with protein MPCSYAQSELDSIHKDTLQNIENTNQEQLKYNQTKKKEVDILIAKLEKTTPKLKTELFLQISEFYRTELRDSDKALEYATLAVKQSNELRDKNLIAQSSIQAGALHRNRGESDFALTLLLRGLSAAEEIGNDSLQTDALHKIAVTYLLMRDFEQSYEYALKEEKLWRKLGSEYGLASAVNLKGISLIYLKRLDEAIQSLEQGLVIAKKLENDDLLYKLFSNLADAHLKKEELGKAVSYITKSKEITERINDNYGNIANMLKMGEIYSAKGEISKAINTAEKGVDLAQNFRYAALARNGYEALREIYFRAGNYKKAFENQSLAVAMNDSLSNISRRHQVSNMQTYYESERKNRENQLLKEESKNKNLTLYLISAVALIAFLLVGLFIYRTQIKKKTITRLRKQNDEIRSVYEQMSKQATIINDTNTTLTESINYARRIQDAMQVNTTTIFEELNDYFIIDRPRDIVSGDCYWFEQRQGEFYVALADCTGHGIPGAFMTILCNSLLNDIFNSRQGVRSPAEMLIELHRRLIHHLHQHKSNVQDGMDIALCRINTTEKTLTYSGAKQPLLYVDKDGEFNRFKASSLPIGGHEVKIKRKFEDITIHYQIGDSLYITSDGFQDQFGGKNDKKFMSKRLYDMLSQTHKMPLEKQKIHIENQLEKWQANNDQTDDIMMIGIKLS; from the coding sequence GTGCCTTGTAGTTATGCTCAATCAGAATTGGATAGTATTCATAAAGATACTTTGCAGAATATTGAAAATACAAATCAAGAACAACTAAAATACAATCAGACCAAGAAAAAAGAAGTAGATATATTGATAGCTAAACTAGAAAAAACAACACCAAAACTAAAGACAGAATTATTTCTACAAATTTCAGAGTTTTATAGAACAGAATTAAGAGATTCTGATAAAGCATTAGAATATGCAACTTTAGCCGTCAAGCAATCCAATGAATTACGAGATAAAAATCTAATTGCTCAATCTTCTATACAAGCAGGTGCGTTACACAGAAACAGGGGAGAATCAGATTTCGCCCTTACTTTGCTTCTCAGAGGATTAAGTGCAGCAGAAGAAATAGGAAATGACTCTCTGCAAACTGATGCTTTACACAAAATAGCTGTTACTTATCTTTTAATGAGAGATTTTGAACAGTCTTATGAATATGCTCTAAAAGAAGAAAAACTATGGCGAAAATTAGGCTCTGAATATGGATTGGCAAGTGCAGTAAACTTAAAAGGAATTAGTCTTATTTATCTCAAACGTTTAGATGAAGCCATTCAATCATTAGAACAAGGATTAGTAATTGCCAAAAAATTAGAAAATGATGATTTATTGTATAAATTATTTTCTAATCTAGCAGATGCACATCTCAAAAAAGAAGAATTGGGAAAAGCAGTTTCTTATATTACTAAAAGTAAAGAAATTACAGAAAGAATAAATGATAACTATGGGAATATTGCAAATATGTTAAAAATGGGTGAAATTTATTCTGCCAAAGGAGAGATATCAAAAGCAATTAATACAGCCGAAAAAGGTGTAGATTTAGCTCAAAATTTTCGTTATGCTGCTCTTGCAAGAAATGGATATGAAGCATTAAGAGAAATTTATTTTAGAGCAGGAAACTATAAAAAAGCATTTGAAAATCAATCTCTTGCAGTTGCCATGAATGATAGCCTTTCAAATATTAGTCGTAGGCATCAAGTTTCAAATATGCAAACTTACTACGAATCTGAAAGAAAAAATAGAGAAAATCAATTATTAAAAGAAGAGAGTAAAAATAAAAATCTAACTCTTTATCTTATTTCAGCAGTTGCATTAATAGCCTTTTTGTTAGTTGGTTTATTTATTTATAGAACACAAATAAAGAAAAAAACAATTACTAGACTACGCAAACAAAATGATGAAATTCGTTCTGTTTACGAACAAATGTCCAAACAAGCAACCATTATAAATGATACAAATACGACTCTTACAGAAAGTATTAATTATGCTCGTCGTATTCAAGATGCTATGCAGGTCAATACAACCACTATTTTTGAAGAATTAAATGATTATTTTATAATAGACCGTCCTAGAGATATTGTAAGTGGAGATTGCTATTGGTTTGAACAGAGACAAGGAGAATTTTATGTAGCTTTGGCAGACTGTACAGGACATGGAATACCAGGAGCTTTTATGACAATTCTGTGTAACTCTTTATTAAACGATATTTTTAACTCTCGTCAAGGTGTTCGTTCGCCTGCCGAAATGCTTATTGAATTACATCGTCGTTTGATTCATCATTTACATCAACACAAAAGTAATGTACAAGATGGAATGGACATTGCGCTTTGCCGTATCAATACAACTGAAAAAACGCTAACTTACTCAGGAGCAAAACAGCCTTTGTTGTATGTTGATAAAGATGGAGAATTCAATCGCTTTAAAGCAAGTTCGCTACCTATTGGTGGACACGAAGTAAAAATAAAACGCAAATTTGAAGATATTACTATTCATTATCAAATAGGAGATAGTCTATACATAACATCTGATGGTTTCCAAGACCAATTTGGAGGGAAAAACGATAAAAAATTTATGAGCAAACGTTTGTATGATATGCTTAGTCAAACTCATAAAATGCCTCTAGAAAAACAAAAAATTCATATAGAAAATCAGTTAGAAAAATGGCAAGCAAACAATGACCAAACTGATGATATAATGATGATAGGAATAAAATTATCTTAA